A genomic segment from Nitrospirota bacterium encodes:
- a CDS encoding pilus assembly PilX N-terminal domain-containing protein, with translation MRTPYRTTVRENEQGYVLITSLIMLVVLSLLGAVVLNLSGADLQTAAYEKMSTRAFFAAESAVTQARNDMQRYVAGVQSGQWPALDTTVVADVLAGIGGPYGIPSTIPGPPVVSYRNYSTAVAGSSPLTFNYTMSDVGANNDKTVLVTATGTVQVGGLQPVQQRIEAVVRYEPPDQVGAQECVSSACTSADQSSGAAVGNVVNSTVTL, from the coding sequence ATGCGAACACCATACAGGACAACCGTGAGGGAGAATGAGCAAGGTTACGTGCTCATTACGAGCCTGATTATGCTCGTCGTGCTGAGCCTGCTCGGCGCCGTGGTGCTGAACTTGTCGGGCGCCGATCTGCAGACCGCCGCGTATGAAAAGATGTCCACGCGCGCGTTCTTTGCCGCAGAAAGCGCGGTGACGCAGGCCCGTAACGACATGCAACGCTACGTTGCCGGAGTCCAGAGCGGCCAGTGGCCGGCGCTTGATACGACGGTTGTCGCCGATGTGTTAGCGGGGATAGGGGGACCGTATGGAATCCCTAGCACCATCCCCGGCCCGCCCGTTGTGAGCTACCGAAACTACTCGACTGCGGTCGCCGGTTCGTCGCCGCTGACGTTCAACTACACGATGAGCGACGTGGGCGCAAACAACGACAAGACCGTGCTGGTCACGGCCACGGGTACGGTGCAGGTTGGCGGCCTGCAGCCCGTCCAGCAGCGCATCGAGGCCGTGGTCCGCTACGAACCGCCTGACCAAGTGGGCGCCCAGGAGTGCGTTTCGTCTGCGTGTACGAGCGCGGACCAGAGCTCCGGGGCAGCGGTGGGCAACGTTGTGAACAGCACCGTGACGCTGTAA
- a CDS encoding nitrilase-related carbon-nitrogen hydrolase codes for MHIGFVQNSPTFGRVKANLDRVNDLLSAVDADLLVLPELFATGYQFTSRREAERLSERVPDGTTTKRLIALAKQRRCTIVAGLAEQKGHSLFNSAVVVGPGGFIGTYRKSHLFYEETLWFSHGNSGFRVFPAAGATIGVMICFDWFFPESMRTLALAGADVICHPSNLVLPHAPNAMITRCLENRVFAITADRVGAEQRGDKERLTFIGSSQVVGPQGQVIVRASTDSEEVRVVAIDPKEARRKTINRYNHLFADRRADLYGMLTTPHENGASATRRAPRVRPGPRRIPAAR; via the coding sequence GTGCACATCGGGTTTGTTCAAAACTCCCCTACCTTCGGCCGCGTTAAGGCCAACCTTGACCGCGTCAACGACCTGCTGTCCGCGGTCGACGCAGACTTGTTGGTGCTCCCCGAGCTGTTCGCCACGGGCTACCAATTCACGTCGCGCCGCGAGGCGGAGCGTCTCTCGGAACGCGTCCCGGATGGGACCACGACCAAGCGACTCATTGCGCTGGCAAAACAACGTCGGTGTACGATTGTCGCGGGCCTGGCCGAACAAAAGGGACACTCCTTGTTCAATTCCGCCGTGGTGGTCGGACCTGGGGGGTTCATCGGCACCTACCGGAAGTCGCATTTGTTCTATGAGGAGACGCTGTGGTTTTCCCACGGGAACAGCGGGTTTCGCGTGTTTCCGGCTGCTGGTGCGACCATCGGCGTGATGATCTGCTTTGATTGGTTCTTTCCGGAGTCCATGCGGACCCTGGCATTAGCCGGAGCCGATGTTATCTGCCACCCCTCGAACCTCGTGCTTCCGCATGCGCCCAACGCGATGATCACGCGGTGCCTGGAGAATCGGGTGTTCGCGATCACCGCCGATCGGGTGGGCGCCGAGCAGCGGGGAGACAAAGAGCGCCTCACGTTCATCGGGTCCAGCCAGGTCGTCGGCCCTCAGGGCCAGGTGATCGTGCGGGCCTCGACGGACTCAGAGGAGGTGCGTGTGGTGGCGATCGATCCCAAAGAGGCGCGTCGAAAGACCATCAACCGCTACAACCACCTCTTCGCCGACCGCCGGGCAGACTTATACGGCATGCTCACGACCCCTCATGAGAACGGCGCGTCGGCGACCCGGCGGGCTCCGCGGGTGCGCCCCGGCCCACGCCGCATCCCGGCCGCGCGATGA
- a CDS encoding A24 family peptidase, whose protein sequence is MPPQWEIVVLIGVLGALIGSFLNVCIHRLPRGESIVRPGSRCPECTTPIHPLDNIPIVSFLWLRGRCRSCGARIAIRYPAVEALNAAGYILIWYRFGPTPDAAVYAVFYSALLIVTFIDWDHQIIPNRITLPGIAIGLLSAATVLAGGFVDALLGAVLGGGLLYAVAVGSEWLLKKEGMGLGDVKLLAMIGAFLGWKAVLLTVFVGSLSGSVIGLILMATRVKQRGDPIPFGPFLVLGAMAALFAGPELIGWYLRLGA, encoded by the coding sequence ATGCCACCGCAGTGGGAAATCGTCGTCCTGATCGGGGTATTAGGCGCCCTCATCGGTAGTTTTCTGAACGTCTGCATCCATCGTCTGCCTCGGGGCGAATCCATCGTGCGCCCGGGCTCACGGTGCCCTGAGTGCACCACCCCGATCCACCCTCTCGACAACATTCCAATCGTCTCGTTTCTCTGGTTGCGGGGGCGATGTCGTTCGTGCGGGGCACGGATTGCGATCCGCTACCCCGCGGTCGAGGCGCTCAACGCGGCGGGGTACATACTTATCTGGTATCGCTTCGGTCCGACACCGGACGCCGCGGTGTACGCGGTGTTTTATTCCGCGCTGCTCATCGTGACATTTATCGATTGGGATCACCAGATCATTCCGAACCGCATCACCCTTCCCGGCATCGCCATCGGGCTGCTCTCCGCCGCCACCGTGCTGGCCGGAGGGTTCGTGGACGCGCTGCTGGGTGCGGTGTTGGGCGGAGGGTTGTTATACGCCGTCGCGGTCGGAAGCGAGTGGCTGCTCAAGAAAGAAGGCATGGGGCTGGGTGACGTCAAGCTCCTGGCGATGATCGGCGCGTTTCTCGGCTGGAAAGCGGTCTTGCTGACCGTGTTTGTGGGCTCCCTTTCGGGATCGGTGATCGGGCTTATATTGATGGCGACCCGTGTGAAACAGCGGGGCGACCCGATCCCCTTCGGGCCGTTCCTCGTGCTGGGGGCGATGGCGGCGCTGTTCGCCGGGCCTGAGTTGATCGGGTGGTATCTGCGGCTGGGGGCGTGA
- a CDS encoding bifunctional nuclease family protein, with amino-acid sequence MLIQVRVRGLMFDPPGNYIVVLRSEEGQDVLPIWIGKAEANAISLALESVELPRPLTHDLIRNALEAVAAKVISVVITDLRDNTYYAKIHLSHHDAEITVDARPSDAIALALRAECPIFVAKEVFQRQQADEDVAKWLENLRPEDFGKADA; translated from the coding sequence ATGCTTATCCAGGTGCGCGTGCGAGGGTTGATGTTCGACCCTCCCGGCAATTACATCGTGGTCCTTCGCAGCGAGGAAGGACAGGATGTCCTGCCGATCTGGATCGGAAAGGCCGAGGCCAACGCGATCAGTTTGGCCCTTGAGAGCGTCGAGCTTCCGCGTCCCCTGACCCATGACTTGATTCGGAATGCACTGGAGGCGGTTGCGGCGAAGGTCATCAGCGTGGTGATAACGGATCTTCGCGACAACACCTATTACGCAAAGATCCATCTCTCGCACCACGACGCGGAAATTACCGTGGACGCGCGGCCCAGCGATGCGATCGCGTTGGCCCTGCGTGCCGAGTGCCCGATCTTCGTCGCCAAAGAGGTGTTCCAACGACAACAGGCGGACGAGGATGTCGCCAAATGGCTGGAGAACCTCCGGCCGGAGGACTTTGGAAAAGCCGATGCCTAG
- a CDS encoding bifunctional nuclease family protein, whose product MDVEVLVKGVLPDPSTESQIVLLEEGGTSRTLPIWVGMVEGNAIRLAVERTAPPRPLTHDLLQHILDRLHASVKRVVVHDVRDNTFFAAIYLDVDGQEVTLDARPSDAIALALRARVPIYARRDLLATSESERVQAWLEDLKPTDFDAQ is encoded by the coding sequence ATGGACGTCGAGGTGTTGGTCAAGGGTGTGCTCCCGGACCCTTCCACGGAGTCCCAGATCGTCTTGTTGGAGGAAGGGGGGACATCCAGGACGCTGCCGATCTGGGTGGGAATGGTGGAGGGCAACGCCATTCGTTTGGCCGTCGAGCGGACCGCCCCACCGCGTCCGCTGACCCACGACCTGCTCCAACACATTCTCGACCGGCTGCACGCGTCGGTCAAGCGGGTCGTGGTTCACGACGTGCGAGACAACACGTTTTTTGCCGCGATCTATCTTGACGTCGACGGTCAGGAAGTCACGCTGGACGCCCGCCCGAGCGACGCCATCGCGCTCGCGCTCAGGGCCCGGGTGCCGATCTATGCCCGTCGGGATCTGTTGGCGACGTCGGAATCGGAACGCGTTCAGGCCTGGCTGGAAGACCTCAAACCGACGGACTTCGACGCCCAGTAG
- the smc gene encoding chromosome segregation protein SMC codes for MRLTRLEIVGFKSFGERTVLTFQPGITAIVGPNGCGKSNIADAILWCLGEQSAKTLRGDRMEDVLFNGNDRRGATGLAEVSLTLGGVRPGEIDGAPGAYSEVTVTRRLYRSGDSEYLINHVACRLKDIRDLLIESGAGIKGHTILEQGKVDEIVTASPIERRALVEETAGITKYKIRKTEALRKLEATEQNLLRVRDIIGEVNRQLTSLDRQVRKAERYRQSADQLRAIELHAAAIRYRDWSAQSASLTAELERERAESVRLMAQVSALDASAETLKADVTDLEQELLDAQAALTTRETAARDAHHRIEVLAAQAEEWRAQQATLTGELDELHQSLTARGAEHARWTAETTALDTAIAEKTSALAAREDTVRSLEQRLAQAAAEIEQTRHRVFETVAGATTASNALAGLAARREELDRRRTRYRDDLATVQAEIAQKRAGHRELETSSHDQQQSLATRDAERAALREVSVNRQAALQEGEAVLTGRRDELTRLRATLESLRALQRDLVGYDESVRRVLLGDGSEAPVAGLLGLVADVLDIPIEYERAVEAALAERLQGVVAEGHDEVLAALATLEGHAAGRAVFVPKSPRPAIGAGDHTTEDIGVLGVAARLVGCRPGFEPLRDALLSNVVIVQDRGIARRCWENDRSGMTWVSLSGDAFYPSGVVHSGTGSSAGLSLLERKRRIKSLDQAVGDAEAALSPVEASVNALRSALDADRSALEALDSELREGELQLLHDRKAAEALAQELLQLDRRLELLVGEESAVAAELTAMAEEVATHHATLAAHEASKQRDEAALGLQYEAAAQLKAALTAEQTSLTELRLALAAEREKREHVSATVRAIVERQEEASRQIASKEDARGQLAARMAAATDDRARLLEALASLDREVEVLRQQVARIAAARAEAAHRVREVEDQSKAARRQADAAQERVHMLTVSLTETTLRANQQAADIFDRYQVDLQTVTPDALPPLPCEPDQVDATIGALKDTLAQIGSVNLAAIDEYRELEERARFLATQETDLVQSMDNLRAAIAKINATTKALFLEAFEALNTRFGSVFASFFEGGHAALHLVDEHNPLESGIEVVAQPPGKKLRHISLLSGGEKALTAIALLFSSFLIHPSPFCVMDEIDAPLDEENVRRFTRALRPMTAHSQFLIVTHNRRTMEQADVLYGVTMEEAGVSKIVSVKLHADREDASNVEVETATAELSL; via the coding sequence ATGCGACTTACGCGACTAGAGATCGTTGGATTCAAGTCCTTCGGCGAGCGAACGGTGTTGACGTTTCAACCCGGAATCACCGCCATTGTGGGGCCGAATGGGTGTGGGAAGAGCAATATCGCCGACGCCATTTTGTGGTGCCTCGGCGAACAGTCCGCCAAAACGCTCCGCGGCGACCGGATGGAAGACGTGTTGTTCAACGGCAACGATCGACGGGGGGCCACGGGGCTGGCGGAGGTTTCCCTAACGCTGGGGGGCGTGCGGCCGGGTGAGATCGACGGCGCGCCCGGAGCCTACAGCGAGGTCACGGTGACGCGACGGTTGTATCGATCCGGCGACAGCGAGTACCTCATCAATCACGTGGCGTGCCGTCTCAAAGACATCAGGGACCTGCTCATCGAATCCGGTGCCGGGATCAAAGGACACACGATCCTCGAACAGGGGAAGGTCGATGAGATCGTGACCGCTTCACCGATCGAGCGACGAGCCCTGGTGGAGGAAACCGCGGGCATCACCAAGTACAAAATCCGCAAGACCGAAGCGCTTCGTAAGCTGGAGGCGACCGAACAGAACCTGCTTCGCGTCCGGGATATTATCGGAGAGGTCAACCGCCAACTCACCTCGCTGGACCGGCAAGTCCGCAAGGCCGAACGGTACCGCCAGAGCGCGGATCAACTCCGCGCGATCGAGCTTCACGCCGCCGCGATCCGTTACCGCGATTGGTCCGCCCAATCTGCGTCGCTCACCGCGGAGTTGGAGCGCGAACGGGCCGAGTCCGTGCGCTTGATGGCGCAGGTGAGCGCCCTCGATGCTTCGGCCGAAACGTTGAAGGCCGACGTGACCGACCTGGAGCAGGAGCTCCTCGACGCACAAGCCGCCCTGACCACCCGCGAAACCGCCGCGCGCGACGCGCATCATCGCATCGAAGTGTTGGCCGCACAGGCAGAGGAGTGGAGGGCTCAACAGGCCACGCTTACCGGCGAACTCGACGAGCTCCACCAATCCCTGACCGCGCGGGGAGCGGAGCACGCGCGATGGACCGCCGAAACCACCGCGCTGGACACCGCGATCGCCGAGAAGACGTCGGCCCTAGCTGCCCGCGAGGACACCGTTCGAAGCCTCGAACAACGTCTGGCACAGGCCGCCGCCGAAATCGAACAAACCCGACACCGCGTGTTTGAGACGGTCGCGGGCGCCACCACGGCGTCGAACGCCTTGGCCGGTCTCGCGGCGCGGCGCGAGGAACTGGATCGCCGGCGCACCCGTTACCGCGACGATCTCGCGACGGTTCAAGCCGAAATTGCTCAGAAGCGGGCGGGCCATCGCGAACTCGAGACCTCCTCTCACGATCAACAGCAGTCGCTGGCAACGCGGGACGCCGAGCGAGCGGCGCTGCGGGAGGTCTCGGTCAACCGGCAGGCCGCCCTCCAGGAGGGAGAGGCGGTCCTGACCGGCCGTCGCGATGAACTCACGCGTTTGCGTGCCACGTTGGAGTCGCTTCGCGCCCTGCAGCGCGATCTCGTGGGGTACGACGAAAGCGTGCGTCGGGTCCTGCTGGGCGATGGTTCGGAGGCACCCGTGGCCGGCCTGTTGGGCCTCGTGGCCGACGTGCTCGATATCCCGATCGAATACGAACGAGCGGTTGAAGCCGCGTTGGCCGAACGGTTGCAAGGCGTGGTCGCCGAGGGCCACGATGAGGTGTTGGCCGCGCTCGCCACCCTTGAAGGACACGCCGCCGGGCGCGCGGTGTTTGTTCCTAAGTCGCCGCGGCCCGCGATCGGTGCGGGGGATCACACCACCGAGGACATCGGCGTCCTTGGAGTGGCGGCTCGCTTGGTCGGTTGCCGACCAGGTTTCGAGCCTCTCCGCGACGCCCTGCTGTCGAACGTGGTCATCGTCCAAGACCGCGGGATTGCTCGGCGCTGCTGGGAGAACGACCGCAGCGGGATGACCTGGGTATCCCTGTCGGGGGACGCGTTCTACCCCTCCGGGGTGGTCCATAGCGGAACCGGCTCCAGTGCCGGGTTGAGTCTCCTCGAGCGAAAACGGCGCATTAAGTCGCTCGACCAGGCTGTCGGCGACGCGGAAGCGGCGTTGAGTCCGGTAGAGGCGTCGGTCAATGCGCTGCGGTCCGCCCTTGATGCGGACCGGTCCGCCCTGGAGGCACTGGATTCCGAGTTACGCGAGGGCGAACTGCAGTTGCTCCACGACCGAAAGGCGGCGGAAGCCCTCGCGCAAGAGCTCCTGCAGCTCGATCGCCGCTTGGAGTTGTTGGTCGGGGAGGAAAGCGCCGTCGCAGCGGAGCTGACCGCCATGGCTGAGGAGGTCGCGACCCACCACGCGACTCTCGCGGCCCACGAGGCGTCCAAACAGCGCGACGAAGCAGCCCTGGGTCTTCAGTACGAAGCAGCGGCGCAGCTCAAGGCCGCACTCACTGCCGAACAGACCTCCCTGACCGAGCTTCGGCTTGCGCTCGCGGCCGAGCGGGAAAAACGGGAACACGTCTCAGCCACCGTGCGGGCCATCGTCGAACGGCAGGAGGAGGCCTCCCGTCAAATCGCGTCCAAAGAGGACGCACGCGGACAACTGGCCGCACGGATGGCGGCGGCGACCGATGACCGAGCCCGTCTCCTTGAAGCGTTGGCGTCTCTTGACCGCGAAGTCGAGGTCCTACGCCAACAGGTCGCGCGTATCGCCGCCGCGCGCGCCGAGGCTGCTCACCGCGTGCGAGAAGTGGAGGATCAATCAAAGGCAGCGCGCCGCCAGGCCGACGCCGCGCAGGAACGCGTTCATATGCTCACGGTTTCGTTGACCGAAACCACGCTGCGCGCCAACCAGCAGGCCGCGGACATCTTCGACCGATACCAGGTCGATCTCCAGACCGTGACACCCGACGCCTTGCCGCCCCTCCCCTGCGAACCCGATCAGGTCGACGCCACCATCGGCGCCTTGAAGGACACGCTGGCTCAGATTGGAAGCGTCAACCTGGCCGCGATCGACGAGTACCGTGAACTGGAAGAACGCGCGCGGTTCCTCGCGACCCAGGAGACCGACTTGGTCCAATCGATGGACAATCTCCGCGCCGCCATCGCCAAAATCAACGCGACCACCAAGGCCCTGTTTCTCGAAGCGTTTGAGGCCCTCAACACCCGGTTTGGGTCGGTATTCGCGTCGTTCTTCGAGGGCGGCCACGCCGCCTTGCATCTCGTGGACGAGCACAACCCGCTGGAATCCGGGATCGAAGTCGTCGCGCAACCGCCGGGCAAAAAACTCCGGCACATTTCGCTGCTCTCCGGCGGAGAAAAGGCCCTCACCGCCATCGCGTTGCTCTTCTCCAGTTTCCTCATTCACCCCAGCCCATTCTGCGTCATGGACGAGATCGACGCGCCCCTCGACGAAGAAAACGTTCGGCGCTTCACACGCGCGCTTCGTCCCATGACCGCGCACTCGCAGTTCCTGATCGTCACGCACAACCGCCGAACCATGGAACAGGCCGATGTCTTGTACGGGGTCACGATGGAAGAAGCCGGCGTGTCGAAGATCGTCTCGGTCAAACTCCACGCCGACCGCGAGGACGCGTCGAACGTGGAGGTCGAGACGGCGACCGCGGAGTTGTCGCTCTGA
- a CDS encoding sigma-54 dependent transcriptional regulator, whose amino-acid sequence MLTVLIAEDNEGMASMLTTAVSAHGYEVLWARDGREAVARLRDRKIDLVVTDLKLPYKTGLEVLEVARDQNSLLPVIVMTAHGTIETAVKAVKDGAHDFLTKPFDPDHLLLLIERALEKQRLVAENLLLKDDAATQAGLPRIIGKHPRVLAIVDQIHKVAPSRTTVLLLGESGTGKELFARALHGLSPRKDGPFVAINCAAIPRELLESELFGHERGSFTGATDRRIGKFELADHGTIFLDEIGDLDLGLQAKLLRVLEGEEFCRVGGTTRVKIDVRVVAATNKDLRAAITQQSFREDLFFRLSVLPITIPPLRERRDDIPALVEHFLVHYCRELKRPLKRLSEGAWKVVTNHPWTGNIRELQNCMERAVILTDGEVIEEEHLGFRQGELTEIHAREIPLEGTLHEVAAAATRMAESRMIRKVLKGTGGNKSRAAQILSVSYKTLLTKIKEYGIERPGASTESAPEAPPRAA is encoded by the coding sequence ATGTTGACCGTGTTAATCGCTGAAGACAACGAAGGGATGGCGTCGATGCTTACCACTGCGGTGAGCGCTCACGGGTACGAGGTACTCTGGGCGCGGGACGGCCGGGAGGCCGTGGCGCGGCTGCGCGACCGCAAGATCGACCTCGTGGTCACCGACTTGAAGCTCCCGTACAAAACGGGGCTGGAGGTTCTCGAGGTCGCCCGCGACCAGAACAGCCTCTTGCCCGTCATTGTGATGACCGCGCACGGGACGATCGAAACCGCGGTGAAAGCGGTAAAGGACGGGGCCCACGACTTCCTGACCAAGCCGTTCGACCCCGACCATCTGCTCCTCCTCATCGAACGGGCGCTGGAGAAGCAGCGGTTGGTCGCGGAGAACCTGCTTCTGAAAGACGACGCCGCGACGCAGGCCGGGCTGCCGCGCATCATCGGCAAACATCCGCGCGTACTGGCCATCGTCGATCAAATTCACAAGGTGGCGCCCAGTCGGACGACGGTGCTGCTGTTGGGGGAAAGCGGAACCGGGAAAGAGCTGTTCGCCCGCGCGCTGCACGGGCTGAGTCCACGGAAGGACGGGCCCTTCGTGGCGATCAACTGCGCGGCGATTCCCAGGGAGCTGTTGGAGAGCGAATTGTTTGGTCACGAGCGCGGCTCGTTCACCGGCGCCACCGATCGTCGCATCGGCAAATTCGAGCTCGCTGATCACGGGACGATCTTCCTCGACGAGATCGGCGACTTGGATCTCGGCCTGCAAGCCAAACTCCTCCGTGTGCTGGAGGGGGAAGAATTCTGCCGCGTCGGCGGGACCACCCGGGTCAAGATCGACGTGCGCGTGGTGGCGGCGACCAACAAGGACCTGCGCGCGGCGATCACGCAGCAGAGCTTCCGGGAGGACCTGTTCTTCCGGCTCAGCGTGCTCCCCATTACGATCCCCCCGTTGCGCGAGCGGCGCGACGACATTCCGGCGCTGGTCGAGCATTTCTTGGTCCACTACTGCCGGGAGCTGAAGCGGCCCCTCAAACGGCTTTCAGAAGGTGCGTGGAAAGTGGTCACGAACCACCCCTGGACCGGCAACATCCGGGAGCTGCAGAATTGCATGGAGCGCGCCGTGATCCTCACCGACGGGGAGGTGATCGAGGAGGAACATCTCGGCTTTCGCCAGGGGGAGTTGACCGAAATTCATGCCCGCGAGATCCCGCTCGAAGGGACCTTGCACGAGGTGGCCGCCGCAGCCACCCGCATGGCGGAGAGCCGGATGATTCGAAAAGTCTTGAAAGGCACGGGTGGAAACAAGAGCCGCGCTGCCCAAATCCTCAGCGTCAGTTACAAAACTCTCCTCACCAAGATCAAAGAGTACGGCATCGAACGTCCCGGCGCGTCGACGGAAAGTGCGCCGGAAGCCCCCCCTCGCGCGGCCTGA
- a CDS encoding putative Ig domain-containing protein: MTLSPTLPTKDGTLVASVVWQPQGRPELAVKHHWFVNGIEVVDHSGSELALADFQTGDRVHVVAEVRASDDRVLASERSLSVVIQNRPPTIVSGLDALTQTDKELTGRIVATDPDGEPVTVTLREGPPGLVIQPDGTVHWPLASVKPGQHQLAVEVEDSRGLGYQGTMTFTVGAGA; encoded by the coding sequence ATGACGCTTTCACCAACGTTACCGACCAAGGACGGGACCCTGGTCGCCAGTGTGGTCTGGCAACCCCAGGGCCGACCAGAGCTCGCGGTGAAGCACCACTGGTTCGTCAACGGGATCGAAGTCGTGGACCACAGTGGGTCCGAGCTGGCGCTCGCTGACTTCCAGACGGGTGATCGAGTCCACGTGGTGGCGGAGGTGCGGGCGAGCGATGACCGCGTGCTGGCGAGCGAGCGCTCATTGTCGGTCGTGATCCAGAACCGGCCACCAACCATCGTGTCCGGGCTCGACGCCCTGACTCAAACCGACAAGGAACTGACCGGACGAATCGTGGCGACTGATCCAGACGGGGAGCCGGTGACGGTCACGCTTCGCGAGGGGCCACCAGGCCTGGTCATTCAGCCCGATGGCACGGTCCACTGGCCGCTCGCCTCGGTCAAGCCCGGTCAACACCAGCTCGCCGTGGAGGTGGAGGACAGCCGCGGCCTGGGTTACCAGGGAACCATGACGTTTACTGTGGGGGCTGGAGCATGA
- a CDS encoding 2-nitropropane dioxygenase: MTVVCPGCRAELTIDTATASVVWHHPEPPAPQRSLRDMVKDLETKRQQVADRFERERRSLPDRGRVLEEKVKESLKRVDPDAPPPLRPIDLD, encoded by the coding sequence GTGACGGTCGTTTGCCCGGGCTGTCGCGCGGAGCTTACGATCGACACGGCCACCGCGAGTGTGGTCTGGCACCATCCCGAGCCGCCAGCTCCTCAGCGGTCGTTACGCGACATGGTCAAGGACCTCGAAACCAAACGCCAACAGGTGGCGGATCGGTTTGAGCGGGAACGGCGCTCCCTTCCGGATCGCGGGCGTGTTCTCGAGGAGAAAGTCAAAGAGTCCTTGAAGCGGGTGGACCCCGACGCTCCCCCGCCCCTCCGACCGATCGACCTCGACTGA
- a CDS encoding ATP-binding protein, whose translation MIRSMVSLAAFGLLMLAALGLRRQWFPHPIAERAVSAADLSIVVGLTVLAVAAVLFRRWGRSSSPPSCHDEERAGFVMQTFQEVLRQLKDKEAELEHLRARAVARAEDVESYHQNILHSIASGVITCDPTGRITTFNVAAERILGREAVQIVGRTCQEVFGSESPITEMVRRSVDTLTPISRQEWRFARGNDRVSVGFSSALLRDRSGGLIGAALVFTDLTEIKRLEERVEAERRLAVLGEMSAAIAHEFRNSMGTIQGWTKLLGKHAGADTGARPMVDAIVRELGVMQRLIDDLLAFGRRMEPQCQRVHLRELVTEGVTAPTDRPDVRLDVSWDPQSPAVVQWDPTLMRQVLKNLVQNAVEAMPDGGQLRLAVSPSRTDPAEVDFVVSDTGIGIPNEFRDRIFDPFFTLKARGHGLGLALVRKIVVAHGGRITVQSTEGAGTTFRLTIPTHARQATEPAAPLDQAA comes from the coding sequence GTGATCCGTTCGATGGTCTCCCTCGCCGCGTTCGGCCTGCTGATGCTGGCCGCCCTCGGACTCCGCCGCCAGTGGTTTCCTCACCCGATTGCCGAGCGCGCGGTGTCCGCCGCAGACCTGTCGATCGTGGTTGGGCTCACGGTGCTCGCGGTCGCGGCGGTGTTGTTTCGCCGGTGGGGTCGGTCGTCATCCCCACCCTCGTGCCACGACGAGGAGCGGGCCGGCTTCGTGATGCAGACGTTTCAGGAGGTCCTTCGTCAGCTCAAGGACAAGGAGGCGGAGCTCGAGCACCTGCGGGCCCGCGCCGTGGCCCGCGCCGAAGACGTTGAGAGTTACCACCAGAACATCCTCCACAGTATCGCGAGTGGCGTGATCACGTGCGATCCCACCGGACGCATCACCACCTTCAACGTGGCTGCGGAGCGGATACTGGGACGCGAGGCGGTTCAAATCGTCGGCCGGACCTGCCAGGAGGTGTTCGGGAGCGAGAGCCCGATCACCGAGATGGTGCGTCGGTCGGTGGACACGCTCACCCCGATTTCGCGTCAGGAGTGGCGATTCGCCCGCGGGAACGACCGGGTGTCGGTAGGATTCTCGAGCGCGCTGTTGCGCGATCGCTCCGGAGGGCTCATCGGAGCGGCGCTGGTCTTCACGGACCTCACGGAGATCAAGCGACTGGAGGAGCGGGTCGAGGCCGAGCGCCGGCTCGCCGTGCTCGGAGAGATGTCTGCGGCCATCGCCCACGAGTTTCGAAACTCCATGGGCACGATCCAAGGGTGGACGAAATTACTCGGCAAACACGCGGGCGCCGACACCGGCGCGCGTCCCATGGTCGACGCCATCGTCCGCGAGCTTGGGGTGATGCAACGGCTGATCGACGATCTCCTGGCGTTTGGGCGGCGTATGGAGCCGCAATGCCAGCGGGTCCACCTCCGTGAGTTGGTCACCGAGGGCGTCACGGCGCCCACGGATCGTCCCGATGTCCGGCTCGATGTCAGCTGGGATCCTCAGTCGCCCGCCGTGGTGCAGTGGGATCCCACCCTGATGCGGCAGGTGTTGAAGAACCTGGTGCAGAACGCGGTCGAGGCCATGCCGGACGGCGGCCAGCTGCGTCTGGCGGTCTCGCCGTCGCGCACCGATCCCGCGGAGGTGGACTTCGTCGTGTCGGACACGGGGATCGGCATCCCCAACGAATTCCGAGATCGGATTTTCGACCCGTTTTTCACCCTCAAGGCCCGGGGCCATGGACTGGGGTTGGCCTTGGTCCGAAAAATCGTCGTCGCGCACGGTGGACGAATCACCGTACAGAGCACCGAGGGGGCGGGAACAACGTTCCGCCTGACCATTCCCACGCACGCGCGCCAAGCCACCGAACCGGCGGCGCCGCTCGACCAGGCAGCCTAA